Proteins encoded in a region of the Panthera uncia isolate 11264 chromosome B2 unlocalized genomic scaffold, Puncia_PCG_1.0 HiC_scaffold_24, whole genome shotgun sequence genome:
- the PNISR gene encoding arginine/serine-rich protein PNISR isoform X4: MWDQGGQPWQQWPLNQQQWMQSFQHQQDPSQIDWAALAQAWIAQREASGQQSMVEQPPGMMPNGQDMPTMESGPNNHGSFQGDSNFNRMWQPG; this comes from the exons atGTGGGATCAAGGAGGACAGCCTTGGCAGCAATGGCCCTTGAACCAACAACAGTGGATGCAGTCGTTCCAGCACCAGCAAGATCCAA GTCAGATTGACTGGGCTGCATTGGCTCAAGCTTGGATTGCTCAAAGAGAAGCTTCAGGGCAGCAAAGTATGGTAGAACAACCACCAGGAATGATGCCAAATGGACAAGATATGCCTACAATGGAATCTGGTCCAAACAATCATGGGAGTTTTCAAGGGGATTCAAACTTTAACAGAATGTGGCAACCAG GCTGA
- the PNISR gene encoding arginine/serine-rich protein PNISR isoform X3 produces the protein MWDQGGQPWQQWPLNQQQWMQSFQHQQDPSQIDWAALAQAWIAQREASGQQSMVEQPPGMMPNGQDMPTMESGPNNHGSFQGDSNFNRMWQPGLLFHVIWILGLFLK, from the exons atGTGGGATCAAGGAGGACAGCCTTGGCAGCAATGGCCCTTGAACCAACAACAGTGGATGCAGTCGTTCCAGCACCAGCAAGATCCAA GTCAGATTGACTGGGCTGCATTGGCTCAAGCTTGGATTGCTCAAAGAGAAGCTTCAGGGCAGCAAAGTATGGTAGAACAACCACCAGGAATGATGCCAAATGGACAAGATATGCCTACAATGGAATCTGGTCCAAACAATCATGGGAGTTTTCAAGGGGATTCAAACTTTAACAGAATGTGGCAACCAGGTTTGTTGTTTCATGTTATCTGGATTTtaggactatttttaaaataa
- the USP45 gene encoding ubiquitin carboxyl-terminal hydrolase 45 isoform X3, with translation MMILKKRSKISTVKDPFIDISLPIIEERVSKPLLLGRMNKCRSLQATDTGQYSDTVTIENVHQPRATKNQSSSKDRNQLVHGRKCVRKLPSGEDRVAVICREYENPGMSGDSSVCAGVVSTEAVLAESPTDGSEKEASPSESSADADSEASESESTSQQAVPLRSRSGCCVHKNGPPPQRPLTKETGSGDEGVAKAISELYLSSTVTGDRDLDRENKPPDVPNNLCSSQEKHVLSPSPQKAFLSLSQSYITTSKECSVQSCLYQFTSMELLMGNNKLLCENCTEKKQKYQKETISAEKKAEGVYTNARKQLLISAIPANLILHLKRFHQAGLNLRKVNRHVDFPLILDLAPFCSATCKNVNVGDKVLYGLYGVVEHSGSMRGGHYTAYVKVRAPSRKLLEHITGKKNVPDLKEPDSESADQWVHVSDTYVQVVPESRALSAQAYLLFYERIL, from the exons ATGATGATACTAAAAAAAAGGTCAAAG atctcCACAGTGAAAGATCCTTTTATTGATATTTCACTTCCTATAATAGAAGAAAGG GTTTCAAAACCTTTACTTTtgggaagaatgaataaatgtagaaGTTTACAGGCAACAGATACCGGTCAGTACAGTGACACTGTTACTATAGAAAATGTTCATCAACCCAGAGCCACCAAGAACCAGTCTTCATCTAAAGATAGG AATCAACTAGTTCACGGcagaaaatgtgtaagaaaattACCATCTGGAGAAGATAGAGTGGCCGTCATATGCCGAGAATATGAAAACCCTGGGATGAGTGGAGATTCCTCAGTGTGTGCAGGTGTCGTGAGTACTGAGGCAGTTCTGGCCGAAAGCCCTACTGATGGCAGCGAAAAAGAAGCCAGCCCTTCCGAAAGTAGTGCTGATGCTGACAGTGAGGCTTCAGAATCGGAAAGTACTTCTCAGCAGGCTGTCCCGTTGAGGTCTAGAAGTGGATGCTGTGTGCACAAGAATGGACCCCCTCCCCAGCGGCCACTCACCAAGGAGACTGGCAGCGGTGACGAGGGAGTGGCTAAAGCTATTTCTGAACTGTATTTGAGCAGCACTGTAACTGGAGATAGAGATCTTGACAGAGAAAATAAGCCACCAGACGTTCCAAATAATTTGTGTTCATCACAGGAGAAGCATGTGTTGTCTCCTAGCCCCCAaaaggcttttctttccctttctcagagCTATATAACTACTTCTAAAGAATGCTCAGTTCAGTCCTGTCTCTACCAGTTTACATCTATGGAATTACTAATGGGGAATAACAAGCTTCTATGTGAGAATTGtactgaaaagaaacagaagtaccAAAAGGAAACCATTTCTGCAG aaaagaaagcagaaggggTTTATACTAATGCCAGGAAGCAATTGCTCATTTCTGCTATTCCAGCAAACCTAATTCTCCATCTTAAAAGATTCCATCAG GCTGGCTTGAATCTTCGAAAAGTAAACAGACATGTCGATTTTCCACTTATTCTTGACTTGGCACCATTCTGTTCTGCTACTTGTAAG aATGTAAATGTGGGAGATAAAGTTCTCTATGGTCTCTATGGCGTAGTGGAACACAGTGGCTCCATGAGAGGAGGTCACTACACGGCTTATGTGAAAGTGAGAGCACCCTCCAGGAAATTATTGGAGCATAtcactggaaagaaaaatgtacCCG ATTTGAAAGAACCTGACAGTGAATCGGCAGACCAATGGGTCCATGTTAGTGACACTTACGTGCAAGTGGTTCCAGAATCAAGAGCACTTAGTGCACAAGCATACCTTCTTTTTTATGaaagaatattataa